A region of the Sideroxydans lithotrophicus ES-1 genome:
GAGCTGGGGCGGCATGGGCCTGGGCATGCTGCTGTTCTGGGTGTTGCTGATCGCCGGCATCGTGATGCTGGTGAGAAGCTGCCGCAACTCAGGAGGCCGGAGTAATGACGAGCGCGAA
Encoded here:
- a CDS encoding SHOCT domain-containing protein: MNGYGWSWGGMGLGMLLFWVLLIAGIVMLVRSCRNSGGRSNDEREKSALDLLKERYARGEIGQEEFMQKKRDLES